CCAGTAAGGAGTAGGGATGATTACCTCGTCGCCCGGATTTACAACGCTCATAATCACATTTGCCAGGGATTGCTTGGCGCCTGTAGATACAACGATCTGCGCTGGCGTATAGTCAAGACCGTTATCTCTTTTCAGTTTGTGAACTACGGCCTGCCGTACATCTGCATAGCCAGCCACCGGTGTATAGTGAGTATACCCGTCGTCTATTGCCTTTTTGGCTGCCTCCCGTATATGCACCGGCGTGTCGAAATCGGGTTCTCCAATGCTCATATCTATAACATCTATACCCTGCGCTTTCAGCTCACGGCCCAGTTTAGACATTTTAATTGTTTGTGGCTCGGAAATCCATGACAGCCTTTCTGCTAATTGACTCATGATTTAAATTGAATTGACCGGATTTTTAAACGTTAAATTAACGGGAACAAACCTACATAAAAAAAGTAGCATTTATGCATCGGTATTACTGTATGTAACAGGTATAAACAAAAAAGGTCCCGGGGTAGCCCCGGAACCTCCTGTAATTTATTTGCATTTTGCTTATTCTGAAGAGGTGTGGGACAGGTAGTACAGTTTCAGCTTTTTATCGCCGGTGCTGTCTTTCATGCCCGATAAGTAGATGGTGTATACACGTCCGCCGAGGAATGCTACACTGGTAGAAGAGGAGGAAGAGCGCGCTGTACCCACTGCAATGGTGGAATCAGTACCGGCAAACTTCGCTACATATGTAACACTGTTGTTGTAAGGATCAACACTGTTCCAGGCTGCATTTACGCCGAAAACCCTGTTACTGTCTATTTTCTTGCTATCTATATAGAGATCTATCGGGCCTGAGTTGGGGCTGAGGTTCAGGAAGCGATAGTTTACTTTGGAATTGCTCAGGGAAGAGAAATCTTCTTTCCTGGAAGATACCCTGAAAGCACCTCCATCATTGTAGGTGATCATGGTGTAGTAATTCAGGGAGTCGTACTGACCTGAAACTGAATCCAGTCCAAGACCTTGTGCATTCCTGAATGAGTAGGTGTGCAGGCCGGGATAGTCTGTAAAGGGAGCTGACTGTCCTGTTTTGTACAGATCACTGTTCATGACCACATTGTTGTTATAAATATTTACGCCGGCCGGCTCTGTGGCACCATTGATGATGGCCGCGAGGTAGGTCATACGTTGCGGTGTGGTTGTTTTATCTTTCAGACAGGCTGAAAATCCGATTACTCCACCAAAAAGGGCTGCTATTGCCCATACACGATTTTTCTTTGTTAGCATTTTGCTCTCAGTTTTTAATAAAGTGTTATATTATAAAAATTGTTGTTTATAATCCAGTTTGAAACGGGTCAGATCGGCCGGGTATAACTTTTCACGCTTCCTTTCTTCTTCATAAATAACTTCGCCGAGGGCCTTCAGAAAGGGTTTCCCAGTTTCTTCAAAAGCCTGATGGTCATCTCCCAGAATTCCATCTTTGTTCACAAATATGCTGGCTGAAAGTAAGAACTCTGTATTACTGGCAAAATCTGTTACATAAGCCGTGTCCGTTAAAAATCCGTAAGCCCACCCTGTTTTATTAAAAACCCGGATGTGATCCGGTACCTGATGTGTTTTTTGTCCACCGAAAAGTAAAAATTTCGCATACGCCTGGAAAAACTGAGTGGTATCATATACCGGATCTATTGATTCTCCCGGGTATTGCGACATACAATGGTACAAAAAGTTGTAATCATTATCTGTTAAACGGAAACCGTGATCTTTTGTTACAGCGGCCGGAAAAATTATGCTTTTCAGCATATCATGCAGATCGGTGAGGGGGAGCTTATTCCGGTGGGAGAAGTTCATGGGCGTATGTTCCAGCTCTCCCAGGTGATTGTAGTGTATACTCCCCACCAGGTCATGCCGCGGTGCAAACTGCAGGCTGCTGATGGCTGCGGGCTGTTCATAGAGCAGGTGGTTCCCTTCTTTAAACCGGACGGCATTGGTATGCATATTAGCCTCCATGTGCAGGGGGATACCTACCCGGTGCCGGATCTGTGCAGACGTGTATCCCATCTCCCAGAGGCGTTGGTTAAAAGTTTCCTGTCCGATAAATTCATAGAGGCGGTTAAAAGCATCATTATCGCTGACGAGGAATATTTTTTTGATATAATGAGAGATAGATGGTAGTTTGCCGGCCGCTGAATAATCGTGCAGTACACCCGGGTTGATACCCGGCAGGGGGCTGGTCAGCATCGTAGTATTGCGGTGTACCCCGGCCAATTGCAGATCATGCAGCTTTTCCAGTGCCAAAAGGGCGCCCGGAAGCTTTACCGTGGAGGCCGGATAAAAATAATTATCCGGATTTACACCAAAGTGAAAATCAGTAAAATGCGGCTGTTGCCGGGCATCCCGGTCTATACGGGTATAAATAATTTGTAAACGGTAGCCGGCCGGATCGCTGAATACCTTGCCCAGCCGGGCTTTGTGACTTTTTAGCAAAGCCGTCAGAAAATTATCTGTTACCGGATAATGTTGGGTTTGCATATATTTGTCGGTATTACTGAGTGTAAAGCAAAGAAATAATATTAGAAACAGGAATAAACCAGGATCGCAAATTTAGAAAAGATAGATGCCGATAGTCCCGCTAAGTCAACCATACATTGATTTTGCACCTCTTTTAACAAGGACTTTAATATATCAATTTAAATTCTATCTTTGCAACTCTTAAAATTTTTTTATTACAAACACGAAACAAACAACATGCAACTAAAAGGACTGGTAAGATTTTTTGCCATCGCACTGATCCTTATCTCTTTGTACCAATTGTCCTTCACGTTTTTGGTGCGGAACTATGAGAAGAAGATAGAGCAGCAGGCCAAGACCGATGTGGCCAAACAATTCCCTACCGCAGAGCAAAAATATCCTGGTAACAAAGAACTCCAGGCTTTTTACGCTGACACGTTGACAGAATTCGTTAAACAAAGAAGACAAGGGATCGTGGATAGTACCAGCAACAAACAGATTGCAGGGTTTCCATGGTATGTAACCTACAACAAGGCTAAAGAAAAAGAGTTGAATCTTGGACTTGACCTCGTAGGTGGCATGAACGTAGTACTGGAAGTAAGCGTTAACGATGTTATCAAGGCTTTATCCGGTCAATCTAAAGACCCTGCTTTCAACAAAGCACTGGAACTGGCAAACGAACGCAAAAAAGTAAACCAGGCTGATTTTGTTACTTTGTTCGGGCAAACATATGCGGAAGTGGCCCCCCAGGGTAAACTGGCAACCATCTTCGCAAATGCGTATCAGAAAGACATCACTTTCAATTCCTCCAATCAGCAGGTGCTGGACATGATTCGTAAAGAATCCCGTGCTGCCATCAAAAACACTTACATCGTACTGCAAAAACGTATCGATAAGTTTGGTGTGGCACAACCCAACATCAGCCTGGATGAAAACAAAGGACTTATTTCTGTTGAACTCGCCGGCGTTGACAATGCAGAACGTGTACGTAAATACTTACAGGCTACTGCCAACCTGGAATTCAGGGAAGTTTACAAAAATAGCCCCGAGTTTTTCCAGAATGTACTGAACCCGATGAACGAGGCAATCAGGAACTCTCTTGGTAATGCACCCACTCCTGTTGATACAGCTAAACCTGCTGTAGCTGCTACTGCCGCTCCTGCGGATACCAGCAAAACAGGCAGCCTGAGTGATTACCTGGCGAAAGACAGCGGCAAAGGTGTAAAAACCGATACCGGCGCCAGTTCGCAGGAATTCCAGATCAAAGAACAGCAACGTCAAAACCCGCTGTTCATGGTATTATTCCCTAACATGGATCCGCAATCAGGTACCCTGTACCCCAGCTCTTCCATCGGCAGGATCTTACCAAAAGATACCGCTACTTTCAACCGTTACCTGCACTTACCCGCTGTACAAAGCATTCTGCCTAAAGATGCGGTATTTGCATTCGGTCCGGAAAATAAAGAAGATAAATACGGTCCTTTAGCTGTATATGTGCTGAAAGTGAATCCTGCTAATCCTTCACCCCGTGTAGCGGGCGACAGGATCGTGGATGCACGTCAGGATATGGATCAGAACAACCAGCCGGAAATCAGCATGACCATGGATAACGTGGGTGCCCATGAGTGGAAAAAACTCACCGGTGAACTGGCTCCGACCAATCCAAAAGATCCATCTACCTTAAACTTTGTGGCAGTAGTACTGGATAACATCGTTTATTCTGCACCTTCTATTCAGGGCGAAATTGCCGGTGGCCGTTCTTCTATCAGTGGTAGCTTTACCATTGAAGAAGCAACCGATCTCGCAAACATCCTGAAATCAGGTAAAATGCCTGCACCTGCACAAATCGTACAGGAGCAGATCGTTGGACCTACCCTCGGTGCTGAATCTATCGCTGCCGGTGCCAAATCATTCATGATCTCTTTCGTGATCATCTTCGTACTCATGCTGGTTTACTACAACTCTGCCGGCTGGGTGGCGAATATCGCACTGATCCTGAACCTGCTGTTTACCTTCGGTATCCTGGCTTCGATGGGCGCTACGTTAACAATGGCCGGTATTGCCGGTCTGGTATTGACCATCGGTATGGCGGTAGATACAAACGTAATCATCTTCGAGAGGATCAAAGACGAACTTACACACGGTAAATCATACCCGGATGCCATTTCGCAAGGTTACAGACGCTCTTATGCACCTGTACTGGATGGTCACGTTACCTCCTTGCTGACGGCATTCATCCTGTTCTACTTCGGTTTAGGTCCTGTACTGGGCTTTGCTACCACACAGATCATAGGTTTGTTCCTGTCCCTGTTCTGTGGTATCCTGGTTTCACGTATGGTAACTGACTGGATGACCAAAAGAAAAAGACACTTTGAATATTTTACACCTATCTCCCGTAGAATATTCAAACACGCTTCTTTTGACTTCGTAGGCAGACGTAAATATGCGTACATCATTTCCTTCTTTGTAATGGTGGCCGGTGCTTCTTCTTTCATTCATGGTTTTGATCATGGTATCGACTTCTCCGGAGGCCGTAGTTTCACGGTACGCTTTGAGCATCCGATGAATACCGACGATGTAAGAGCAACACTGAAGAAAGAATTTGATGCAGAACCCTTCGTGAAAACGATCGGTACTACCAACCAGCTTAACATCACGACTTCTTATAAGATCGAAGAGCAGAACCTGGAAGTGGATAAAGAAGTAACGGATAAACTGTACAATGGTCTGAAGAAATATTATGATGCATCCGTAACACCGGAAGTATTTGTTTCCCGCTACATCATTGGATCACAAACGGTATCACCGACTATTTCCGATGACTTACGCGCAGGTGCTGTGAAAGCAACTATCCTGTCGCTCGTGGTGATCTTCCTGTACATCCTGTTGCGTTTCAACAAATGGCAGTATTCTATCGGTACTATCTTCTCCCTGTTGCATGACGTAATGGTGGTGTTGGCTGTGTTCTCCTGGTGCAAATCTTTTGTACCGTTTACACTGGAAATTGACCAGCATTTCATTGCGGCTATCCTGACGGTGATCGGGTTCTCCATGAACGATACGGTAATCGTATTTGACAGGATCCGTGAAAACTTCCGCACAGGTGCGCATGGCAGAGACAGGGATACTGTTATCAATAAAGCGATCAATGATACTTTGAGCCGTACTATTATGACGTCGCTCACCGTATTCCTGACCATCCTGGTACTGTTTATCTTTGGTGGTGAAGTAACCCGTGGTTTCGCCTTCGCAATGCTGATAGGTGTGGTTACAGGTACTTACTCCTCTATCTTTGTGGCAGCACCGGTACTGGTTGACTTTGACAAAAAGAACCAGCTGTCTAATGAAAGCGATGCAGTAGCAGTTACACCGCAGAAAACAACTCCGGCTACCAAATAAGTGAGATAACTGAAATAATGTTTGATAAAAAAAACCTCCCGGATTATCCGGGAGGTTTTTTATTTCTATAATATTTTTTTGATAATCAGTTCAATCATCCCCGGTTGTTGAATACAAACCCGCGCGCATCGGGTGTTTCCTGGTAGTCTATTTCCATTCCCATGAGGTATATGCCATGTGCTTTTTTCATAATGACCGGTATGCCGGAAACCTCGAACAGGTCATCGTCTTCCATGCGTGCATCAAAGCCCAGCATGTAGGCTACGCCTGCGCAACCGCCTCCTTTAACGCCTACCCGCAGGTAGGGCGCTTCCGTAGTGCCCTGTAAGAGCTTTGTTAGTTCAGCAACGGCGTTGGCGGTAAGTTGTACAGGAGCAATGACGCCAGTATCCATAATCCTTAAGTTTCACCAAAGTTAGGCAAAACGGTGCGGAAAAGGCTGGCTGCTATCCGGGAGGTAACCCGGCGGGGGAGTAGATATTCAGGTGCCGGCTGCAAGTTGCAGTAGCTTTTCGTGGAGTGCGAGGACTTGCGGGATCACCATTTCCTGCTCATCATTCTGAATAACGTAGTCGCATAAACGCATTTTTATTTTTTCGTCTATTTGCTTATAAATGCGTGCCAGTACGTCATTACGTGATATGTTGTCACGTTTCATTACCCGGTGTACCCGCAGGGGTTGCGGTGCATATACACCGATTACTTTGTCGAGATGATGGAAAGATTCGGTTTCAAAGAGGAGGGCGGCTTCTTTGAGTACATAGGGGGTGGTTTGCTGACTGGCCCAGGCATCGGAATCACGGATCGTAGCCGGATGTACCAGGGAGTTAAGCAAAGCCAGTTTATCCTTGTCGTTGAAAACGATATTTCCCAGGTACTTACGGTTTAAAGTACCCTGGCTGTCATATACCTCCGCGCCGAAATGTTTTTTTACTTCAGCCGCCAGTGCAGCATCTCTTACCAGGATATCCTTGGCCCTGTCATCTGCATAATATACGGGGATCCCCAATAATTCAAATACTTTGCTGACTGTGGTTTTTCCGGAGCCGATACCGCCTGTGATTCCAATCTTTAACATCATGACCTGATTTAAATAAAATTACGATCTGGATGAAGGTAACCGGTTCAAAATATATAAAAAAATCCCGGACTGCAAGGCCCGGGATCTTTTTTATAAACTTTAAAATCATTTATTTGGTTTCAGCTGCTTTCTGTTGTGCAGTAGTGTATTCCATGCTGATAGAAGAACGTTCGATGGTGAAGTTTGTGCCTGGGCTAACTTCCATCAGAACAGTATTGTTATCATTCATTTTTTTCACTTTACCGTGAATACCAGCGATGGTAACAATTTTATCACCTTCTTTCAGGTTATCGATAAATTGCTTCTGTAATTTAGCTTTTTTAGTCTGTGGGCGGATCATAAAGAGCCACATTACCACGATCATACCACCAAAAAACAGGATGGAGACGGTTGGGTTACTCCCTTGACCACCAGAAGGTCCCATCAATAAAATGTTCAGCATGTTCATCTATACTTGATTTAAGCGTTTGTTTAATAATTGAATCTTATTTAGTAATGATATTGCATTGTATTTTCGGGCCTATGATATAGCCACCGCCATCATTTGTTTTGATGGAGATTTCTTTTTCGGTATAGCCCGATTTACCATGACTGTCAAAGATCACCTTCATATAGCCGGATTCTCCGGGTTTGAGCGGTGCTTTGGGCCATTCCGGTACGGTGCATCCACAGCTGGAAACGGCATCTTCAATGAGCAGTTCTTTTGTACCGGTGTTGGTGAATTTAAAAGAATACTCCACTTTTTCGCCTTGCGCAATTTCACCAAAGTTATGCACCTTTTCTTCAAAAGTCATCACGGGTTTTTGACCGGGATCACTATTGGCGCCGGGAGCCGGCTGACTGGCTGAAGAAACCTTTTCCGTGGCTGCCTGGTTATTGCAGGCTGCGAAGAAAAGGGTACCACAGGTAAGGAGACATAACAGAGTTTTCATGCGTGACAAGCTATTTTGTCGTAAAAATAATTTTTTTCTTTATTTTTTTGGACGTTCCTGTTTCTGTATCAATGCTTCTTTCTCCAGGTCTTTCAGGATGTTATCCAGGATACCATTGATGAATTGACCGCTTTGTGGCGTGCTGTAAGCTTTTGCCAGGTCTATATATTCATTGATGGTTACTTTGGTAGGGATGGTAGGGAAGTAGAGAAATTCGCAAACCCCCATTTCCATCAGTAACATATCTACCGCCGCAATACGTTCCGGATCCCAGTTCTGCAGTTTGGGCGTGATGAGTTCCAGGCAATATTCCTTTTTATCAATAACTGTCAGCAGCAGTTCCCTGGCGTAATCCAGCTTTTCTTTGCTGATCAGTTGCAGGAAATTGAAGAGATGAGGTTTGTTGAAATAATTACCGACCAGGATCGCCATCATTTCTTCATCATCGTTCCAGTGAAGGAAAGCATCTTCCATATGCTGGAGGAACAGCTCATTTTTTGCCAGTATTTCTTTATAGATAAATTCCAGTAATTCTTTTTCTCCGGATTTAGAGCGGCTTTCATCGGCTATATATGTCTTATAGACTTCTGTAGCTGTCAGCATGTTGTAAAGCTTTCTTACCAGGTCGTTGTCTGCCAGCGGGCGCATTTTCCACTGTTCAAGATTTACCTGGAAGCCTTTATCGCTTTTAATCTGGTAGATGAACTCATTGCCTGCAATTTTCGTATTCACCTGTAGGTCCGCAGCGGAAGGTAAGTGTTTGGATGCGCGGGCCTGGGCGTCAATTTCTGCATATTGCGCCACCTGTACTACTGAATAAAGTAAGTAAGTAAAGATCTGGCAGGTTTGGTCCAGCTTTTCATTTAAAAGTCTGGTGGCCGTGCCTGGCTTAATATTGCTTTGCTCCATCGTTTCCAGGGCATAAAGTGTTTGCATCACTTTCACCCGGATATTTCTTCTACTGATCATCGTATAAAAAAGAACTGGTATAAGGGCGCAAAACTAGACAAAAATTTTGAGATTTGATGATTTGGTTATTTTGATATTTTGACGCGATGCCCTACCCACTTTTGTATTTATCATGACTTCGGTAACAACTGATTGCCGCCAAAAACAAATAGTAAAATATCTAAATATCTAAATCAAAAAATGATTTCCTGTCATTTTTTCCTGTTGCTTGTCATAATTTGTCAGTTACAAAAGCATACATTGCATTTGCAATCTGCAAATTTGGCTAGAAAAGGCCATTGGCATAATTCTCGTGGACGGGAAGGAGCAAACATAAAATCAACTACGTCTTAAATAAAAACTACTATGGCTAAGAAATTAAGTATTAAACCTTTAGCTGACAGGGTAATCGTGAAACCTGCAGCAGCAGAAGAGAAAACAGCTGGCGGTATCATTATTCCGGATACTGCAAAAGAAAAACCTGTTAAGGGCACCGTAGTGGCCGCCGGTCCTGGTAAAAAAGATGAGCCCATCACGGTTAAAGTAGGCGATACCGTACTGTACGGTAAATACTCCGGTCAGGAACTGCCTATCGATGGAGAAGATTTCCTGATCATGCGGGAATCTGATATCCTGGCGATCGTTTAAGCACAACGCAATACAGGATAACACATTTATTTTAATCAAAAATATCCGGTTGGGATAATACTCAATTGACGAACATTTAAATTTTTCAAACTATCATGGCAAAACAAATATTCTTCAGCATAGATGCCCGTAACAAAATGAAAAAGGGTGTTGACACCCTGGCAGATGCTGTTAAAGTAACCTTAGGACCTAAAGGTCGTAACGTTGTTATTGAAAAGAAATTCGGCGCTCCTAGTATCACTAAAGATGGCGTTACCGTTGCAAAAGAAATCGAACTGGAAGACGCTATCGAAAACATGGGCGCTCAGATGGTGAAAGAAGTAGCTTCCAAAACTGCTGACCTGGCAGGTGATGGTACTACCACTGCTACTGTTCTGGCACAGGTGATCATTGGCGAAGGACTGAAAAACGTGGCCGCCGGTGCAAACCCGATGGATCTGAAACGTGGTATCGACAAAGCCGTTAGAGTAATTGTTGAAAACCTGAAAAAACAGTCTGAAAAAGTTGGTAACGATAACAAGAAGATCGAACAGGTTGCTTCTATCTCTGCTAACAATGACGCTGAAATCGGTAAACTGATCGCTGAAGCGATGAAGAAAGTTACCAAAGATGGTGTTATCACTGTAGAAGAAGCTAAAGGTACTGATACTACTGTAGAAGTAGTAGAAGGTATGCAGTTTGACCGTGGTTACCTGTCTCCTTACTTCATCACCAACAGCGAAAAAATGCAGGCTGAACTGCAGAATCCTTACATCCTGATCTACGATAAAAAGATCAGCACCATGAAGGACATCCTGCACATCCTGGAAAAAGTTGCCCAGCAAGGCGCTCCGCTGGTAATCATCTCCGAAGATCTGGAAGGTGAAGCACTGGCTACCCTGGTGGTAAACAAACTCCGTGGTACCCTGAAAGTAGCTGCTGTTAAAGCTCCTGGCTTTGGCGACAGAAGAAAAGATATGCTGCAGGATATCGCTACCCTCACAGGTGGTATCGTTATCAGCGAAGAACAAGGTTACAAACTGGAAAATGCTGACCTGACTTACCTCGGTAGAGCAGAATCCATCACAATCGATAAAGATAATACCACCGTTGTTGATGGTAAAGGTGAGAAAAAAGATATCAAGTCCCGTATCGGACAAATCAAAGCGCAGATCGAAGTAACTACTTCCGATTACGATCGCGAAAAATTACAGGAACGCCTGGCTAAATTAAGCGGTGGTGTAGCTGTACTGTACGTAGGTGCTGCCACTGAGGTTGAAATGAAAGAGAAGAAAGATCGCGTAGACGATGCTTTACACGCTACCCGCGCTGCCGTTGAAGAAGGTATCGTTCCTGGTGGTGGTGTTGCTTACATCCGCGCTATCGAATCCCTGGAAAAACTGAAAGGTGATAACGAAGACGAACAAACTGGTATCGTGATCGTTAGACGCGCCCTGGAAGAGCCACTGCGCCAGATCACTGCTAACGCAGGTATCGAAGGTTCTATCGTAGTACAGAAAGTGAAAGAAGGTAAAGCCGATTACGGTTTTAACGCTCGCACAGAAGTATACGAAAAATTACTCGCTGCCGGTGTTATCGATCCAACTAAAGTAAGCCGTATTGCACTCGAAAACGCTGCATCCATCGCTGGTATGCTGCTGACTACCGAATGTGTGATCGCTGACAGACCAGAACCTAAATCTGCTCCTGCTATGCCAGGTGGTGGTGGTCACGGTATGGGTATGGATTACTAGTCATCTATATTATTATCATAGAAAACTCCTGCAGGCTTATGCCTGTCAGGAGTTTTTTTATACAGAAATATCTGTACAACTGTAACTTTACAGGCCACCCTCCGTTAAATAAACGGTACAGCCGTGACCGACCATAAAATATTGCAGATGAACATGATTTTTAAAATAACTGCTGCCTGCCTGCTTATATGCTGCTTCGCCTGTTCCAAAAGCAATGATATGCCCCTTGGAGCCGATGCCATGGAAAGCGTGAAGTCAGAAACAAGTATCCAGGCCTATCTCTTCGCACATAATGAAGTGGCAGAACGTGATCCATCGGGTGTTTACTACAGGATCCTGACCCCGGGAGACAGCATTCACTTCCCTAAACCTACTTCTGTTGTATATGTAAAGTATTCCTATCAGCTTACCACTGGTGCCATAGTGGCCACCTCTTTCGATGTGACCAACTTCAATAACCGCCAACTAAAAAACCATATACCCGGCTGGCAGATTGGGCTGCAAAAAATTTCCAAAGGAGGTAAAATAAGGTTGTATATTCCGCCTGCCCTGGCATTCGGATCTATCGGCGTCCCTAACGTGGTGCCTCCCGATGCCATCCTGATTTCAGAAGTGGAACTGGTAGATATTAAATAGGATTGTTTATTTTCATCATCATTATATTATCAAACAAAATAGTAACCGTAACAGTAACCGTATGAAGAG
The Chitinophaga sp. MM2321 DNA segment above includes these coding regions:
- a CDS encoding DUF4397 domain-containing protein, whose protein sequence is MLTKKNRVWAIAALFGGVIGFSACLKDKTTTPQRMTYLAAIINGATEPAGVNIYNNNVVMNSDLYKTGQSAPFTDYPGLHTYSFRNAQGLGLDSVSGQYDSLNYYTMITYNDGGAFRVSSRKEDFSSLSNSKVNYRFLNLSPNSGPIDLYIDSKKIDSNRVFGVNAAWNSVDPYNNSVTYVAKFAGTDSTIAVGTARSSSSSTSVAFLGGRVYTIYLSGMKDSTGDKKLKLYYLSHTSSE
- a CDS encoding serine hydrolase, with translation MQTQHYPVTDNFLTALLKSHKARLGKVFSDPAGYRLQIIYTRIDRDARQQPHFTDFHFGVNPDNYFYPASTVKLPGALLALEKLHDLQLAGVHRNTTMLTSPLPGINPGVLHDYSAAGKLPSISHYIKKIFLVSDNDAFNRLYEFIGQETFNQRLWEMGYTSAQIRHRVGIPLHMEANMHTNAVRFKEGNHLLYEQPAAISSLQFAPRHDLVGSIHYNHLGELEHTPMNFSHRNKLPLTDLHDMLKSIIFPAAVTKDHGFRLTDNDYNFLYHCMSQYPGESIDPVYDTTQFFQAYAKFLLFGGQKTHQVPDHIRVFNKTGWAYGFLTDTAYVTDFASNTEFLLSASIFVNKDGILGDDHQAFEETGKPFLKALGEVIYEEERKREKLYPADLTRFKLDYKQQFL
- the secDF gene encoding protein translocase subunit SecDF is translated as MQLKGLVRFFAIALILISLYQLSFTFLVRNYEKKIEQQAKTDVAKQFPTAEQKYPGNKELQAFYADTLTEFVKQRRQGIVDSTSNKQIAGFPWYVTYNKAKEKELNLGLDLVGGMNVVLEVSVNDVIKALSGQSKDPAFNKALELANERKKVNQADFVTLFGQTYAEVAPQGKLATIFANAYQKDITFNSSNQQVLDMIRKESRAAIKNTYIVLQKRIDKFGVAQPNISLDENKGLISVELAGVDNAERVRKYLQATANLEFREVYKNSPEFFQNVLNPMNEAIRNSLGNAPTPVDTAKPAVAATAAPADTSKTGSLSDYLAKDSGKGVKTDTGASSQEFQIKEQQRQNPLFMVLFPNMDPQSGTLYPSSSIGRILPKDTATFNRYLHLPAVQSILPKDAVFAFGPENKEDKYGPLAVYVLKVNPANPSPRVAGDRIVDARQDMDQNNQPEISMTMDNVGAHEWKKLTGELAPTNPKDPSTLNFVAVVLDNIVYSAPSIQGEIAGGRSSISGSFTIEEATDLANILKSGKMPAPAQIVQEQIVGPTLGAESIAAGAKSFMISFVIIFVLMLVYYNSAGWVANIALILNLLFTFGILASMGATLTMAGIAGLVLTIGMAVDTNVIIFERIKDELTHGKSYPDAISQGYRRSYAPVLDGHVTSLLTAFILFYFGLGPVLGFATTQIIGLFLSLFCGILVSRMVTDWMTKRKRHFEYFTPISRRIFKHASFDFVGRRKYAYIISFFVMVAGASSFIHGFDHGIDFSGGRSFTVRFEHPMNTDDVRATLKKEFDAEPFVKTIGTTNQLNITTSYKIEEQNLEVDKEVTDKLYNGLKKYYDASVTPEVFVSRYIIGSQTVSPTISDDLRAGAVKATILSLVVIFLYILLRFNKWQYSIGTIFSLLHDVMVVLAVFSWCKSFVPFTLEIDQHFIAAILTVIGFSMNDTVIVFDRIRENFRTGAHGRDRDTVINKAINDTLSRTIMTSLTVFLTILVLFIFGGEVTRGFAFAMLIGVVTGTYSSIFVAAPVLVDFDKKNQLSNESDAVAVTPQKTTPATK
- a CDS encoding iron-sulfur cluster assembly accessory protein, yielding MDTGVIAPVQLTANAVAELTKLLQGTTEAPYLRVGVKGGGCAGVAYMLGFDARMEDDDLFEVSGIPVIMKKAHGIYLMGMEIDYQETPDARGFVFNNRG
- the coaE gene encoding dephospho-CoA kinase (Dephospho-CoA kinase (CoaE) performs the final step in coenzyme A biosynthesis.); this encodes MMLKIGITGGIGSGKTTVSKVFELLGIPVYYADDRAKDILVRDAALAAEVKKHFGAEVYDSQGTLNRKYLGNIVFNDKDKLALLNSLVHPATIRDSDAWASQQTTPYVLKEAALLFETESFHHLDKVIGVYAPQPLRVHRVMKRDNISRNDVLARIYKQIDEKIKMRLCDYVIQNDEQEMVIPQVLALHEKLLQLAAGT
- the yajC gene encoding preprotein translocase subunit YajC; protein product: MNMLNILLMGPSGGQGSNPTVSILFFGGMIVVMWLFMIRPQTKKAKLQKQFIDNLKEGDKIVTIAGIHGKVKKMNDNNTVLMEVSPGTNFTIERSSISMEYTTAQQKAAETK
- a CDS encoding DUF1573 domain-containing protein: MKTLLCLLTCGTLFFAACNNQAATEKVSSASQPAPGANSDPGQKPVMTFEEKVHNFGEIAQGEKVEYSFKFTNTGTKELLIEDAVSSCGCTVPEWPKAPLKPGESGYMKVIFDSHGKSGYTEKEISIKTNDGGGYIIGPKIQCNIITK
- the nusB gene encoding transcription antitermination factor NusB, with product MISRRNIRVKVMQTLYALETMEQSNIKPGTATRLLNEKLDQTCQIFTYLLYSVVQVAQYAEIDAQARASKHLPSAADLQVNTKIAGNEFIYQIKSDKGFQVNLEQWKMRPLADNDLVRKLYNMLTATEVYKTYIADESRSKSGEKELLEFIYKEILAKNELFLQHMEDAFLHWNDDEEMMAILVGNYFNKPHLFNFLQLISKEKLDYARELLLTVIDKKEYCLELITPKLQNWDPERIAAVDMLLMEMGVCEFLYFPTIPTKVTINEYIDLAKAYSTPQSGQFINGILDNILKDLEKEALIQKQERPKK
- a CDS encoding co-chaperone GroES, encoding MAKKLSIKPLADRVIVKPAAAEEKTAGGIIIPDTAKEKPVKGTVVAAGPGKKDEPITVKVGDTVLYGKYSGQELPIDGEDFLIMRESDILAIV